A segment of the Capnocytophaga sp. ARDL2 genome:
CAGATTATTTTGGGGAATTTGCAAAAGAGGAATTAACTGGCAGTGAAAATTGGGGAATTTTAGCTGCTGCATTGGGGAATTCCGAAAATAAAAGTAAATTCCACAATCTCTTTTGGAAATCATTTATAAAAGATGAAAATGGAAATAGCATAGTTGATAAAGAAGTAAATAACTTTCAAAATTATTTAGTAAAAATTCAATCAGAACAAGAGAAAAATCCAAGTAAAAAAAGGGAAATCCTATCAAATTTCGAAAACGCAAAAAATAATTTTGAGAAAAAATTGAAAGAGTTTAATACTTTCAAAACGATAGCAGTCGATTTTCACAATAGATTTGATGAGTTTAGAAAAAATATAGCTTTAAAAAAGGAGTTGGACATTTCTAAAATAGAAAAAGAAACCGCTAAAAATCAATTTATTAATGATTTAAAGGCATTAGAAATTAGAAAAAACGAAAAAGACAAAGAGCAAGAAAATGTAAAAATTTCTTTGAATTTTCATAATAATAAAAAGCCTATTTTCTTTTTCTTCCAAAAGTTGTTTAATACAGAAAATTATAAAAAATGGAACAATGAAATAAGTGAGATTTTAAGCGAATTTGATAGTATTTCATCGGAAATAAAGCAACTTAACTCTCAAATTGAGAAAAAGAGTTCTGAATTGAATATTGTTGAAAATCAACTAAAAAGCTTTCAAAATCAATTAAATCAAATTGAGAGATTTGAAAAAGAATATGAAAACTTAAAATCTCAACTTACCCAAGATTACAAAATTGAGGAAAAGAATCTTTTTGATGAAAAATTCTATGGTAAAGATTTGAAAGAAATTCATTTACTCTCTCCATATCATTCAGAATTTATAGCAAAACTTCGTAGTGAAATATTTTTAAATGCTCTCGAAGTTCATAAATATACAATTCTTAACAACGCCAAACAATTCAAAAATAATTTGAATTCTTTTTTTGAAATGATTACAGGTAGAGCGAAAATTGATGAAGAACTAATACAATCACTTTGGGATACTTTCTTTTTCTGTGTTCCAGTGGTTTCTACATCATTAGCTTCGGCAAGTAAATTGTTTCCTAATATGGCAAAAAATCAAATCGGATGGTTATTAATAGATGAAGCAGGACAAGCCACGCCTCAATCAGTTGCAGGTCTGATTCAACGCTCAAAACGATGTGTTATTGTAGGTGATCCAATACAAGTAGAGCCTGTGGTTACTATTCCCAAAACTTTGGTTGATGGATTGATAAAACATCAAAATATTGATTCTGTTTGGTCTCCATACAACGGTTCTGCTCAACAGTTAGCCGACAGAATTTCCAAATACGGAACACAAATGGGAGATGTTTGGACTGGATTTCCACTGAGAACCCACCGAAGATGTTTTAACCCAATGTTCGATATAGCCAATGAAATAGCGTACGAAAATCAAATGGTAAAAGGCACGAAAGATAAAAACGAACAAGAATATATTGGTGAATCTTATTGGTTTGATGTTGCTGGTAATGGTTCAGGAGATAGCCAAGTTATTAATGAGGAAATTGAATTACTCAAAGAAAAAATCAGTGAATTAAGAAAAACATATTTAGAGGATATTTATGTAATATCTCCTTTTAAAGCAGTTGCAGATAAATGCAGAGGAGCATTAAATAATTTCGAAAATGTTCAATGTGGTACGATTCACACATTCCAAGGAAAAGAAGCAGATGTAATATTCCTTGTTTTAGGAAGTCATCCAGATAAAGTTGGTTCTCGTCAATGGGCATCTACAAAACCTAATATGCTCAATGTAGCTCTTACTCGTGCAAAAAAACGCTGCTATGTGATTGGAAACAAAGAATTGTGGGGCCAACAACCTTATTTTAGTGTGATGGGAAAAGTGTTGAAAATGAAATAATATTGATATAAAGACCACATAGAAGCTAATGTTTTTATGTGGTTTAAGTATTTATAGAAACCCAAATATGTGTCAAGTGAATATCATCATTTGCTCTGTGAGCAATAGATCCTAATACACAAAAATCCAAATTTGACTCTTTTAATGATAACCTTTCGTCACTTTTCCAACTTGAATTGTCAGTTTCAGATAATTCAGTAATCCAATTATTTACCGTTGTATTCCAATAATTAAAATTTTCCTTTTCTACAAAACCTAATAAACCACATTTTTTTAAGCCCTTGCCGTGTTTTTCAGTTTTATAGCGTTCAATACCTCCGTTATTTTTACTTCCAATTACATATTCTTTTTCTCTATATTTTTCAGGAGCAGGTAATCGCTTAGCTTCTACTGAAAAAATAGAAGCAGTGGAGGCTCCCTCTTCATTAGGATAAAAGTAAAAATCTGATATACCTTTACTTTGATTGGTAATATCACGATAACTAGAGCTTACATTAAAAGGATAATTCCTATTTCTTATTAATATTTGAGTTTGTTCTACATAAGTTTGTGTAAAATCATCCTCATTCAAATTTTTCTTATTATAAAAATCTGAACGAAGATAGGATTTAAAGTTATTAACAGATTGTTTCATTATCTCCTTAATAAGAGAAATTTTACCAATATCTGAAATACTAATATTAGGAACTTGTTTATTATATAAATTTTCCTCTGCAATCATACTAATAACCTGCGTTTGAAAAATCAGAAAAACATTTATCTGCATCTCGGTAAGCCGTTAATGAAAGCCAATACCTATATTGATTTGGTTTTACAAAAACAATGGTATCTTTTTCAGGATATAATTTTATTATCCTATTTACCGATAAATAAACCGAAATATCGTTAGTTGTAAGTCCTTGAATGTCTAATTCAGACAAATCTTTATGGAATTTAGGTTCTGTATTTTCATTATCATACTTAAAAACAGTTGCTATTAATGAATTTTTCAACTGAACGACATCAGATAGTCTAAATTTATGGCTTTCGTTTTGATAAATCGTATTTAATGCTCGTGAAAATTCGGTTCCATAATTTGAAATAATGGAAAATAAATTATGCTGTTTTATTGGTTGTAAGGCTTTTGAATTTTCTCCATTTCGAAGAAACTTTTGAAAGAAATTCAATACATCCTCTACGATATTGTAATCAAAATCTGAAAGAAACTCTTCTGTTACATATCTTAAGTTATATAAGTCATAAGCAAGAATCGCAGTATTTCTATTTCCTAATAATTGAGCACTTTTAATTATAAATTGCAAAATGTAAAGTTTTTCATACTTAACTATATTGTTAAAAATAAATTCTAAAGATTTTAGGTCTTTGTTGGGAGAAGAAACTCCTACATATCTATTCTTAAAAACTAAATCCTCATTACTATTAATAGCTAAATTAATTATAGCTGAATCAATATCAATCGTTTCACTAATGATAAGGCTAGGTTTATGGTAAGGAAGAATATTATTAATTTTTATCATTTCCTCAGGAGAAATAGTTTCAATTTTATTTGCATCAATTTTTTTATTTATTATTCCCTTTAAAGAAATTAACCTCCTGTTTATATTAGTTGGATTATTTGATTTAGTTTTTAATGTTCCGTGCCCTTCTTGAATAGTATATCCCTTTGAAATTAAAAAAGATTTAAATAATGGGAGTTTTTCTAATTTCTCAAGTATTTTTTTTATTCTTCCGCCCCCGAGTAGATTTATTTTCCAAATAAACTCGTTATCTATTGCTGTTTGGCGATTGATAAAATGTAAATCATAATCATCTATTTCAAAAACTATTCGCTCTTTGGTTGCTTTTGTTCTCCTAAATGTTAAATGTAAAATATTTCTATAAAAATCTGGTTTTTCATTTCTAATAAATATGGCAGCAGATGCAACATCAGCACCATTATCCCAAAGTGATTTATTCCTTGCCAATGCTGTAAAATCTAATATTTGAACAACATTAAAATTACTAAACAAGATTTTTTTATATTCGTTGGAAGTGCTATTGTATAGCAATCCTGACGATTTTATAATCAAGGAAATCAATCCCTTAGGTTTTAAAAAACTGAATGATTCCGAAAGAAATTTTAACGCTATTTGTCCTTGTGGAATTTTTACTTTTTTATCCTCTACTTTCCAAATGTTTGAGTAACTAGAAATTGCACCTCTTACAAAAGGCGGATTTCCTATTACCAAATCAAATTTCTTATTTTCAATGGCTTTACATTCAAAAAAATCAGAATGAATTAAATTTGTTTTTGTTAAATCATCAAATTTCAATTCATTTAAAATTGTAATAGGATTCAATTCGTTACACAAAGCCAAACTCAAGCTGAATGATGCCAATCGTACTGCTTGTTCCTCTTTATCAACACCGTAAATGTTTTTCAAAATTGATTTTAAATCATCAATATTTGGAGTTGCCATATTATTTTGGAGTCGCCATATCTGCACTAATCGCTTAAAAGCCACTACCAAAAAAATTCCCGAACCACAAGCTGGGTCTAAAATCGTATATTCCTTTAAGTCAATGTTTTTATATTTTTTTAACGGAATACATTCATCAACCAATAATTTTGCTAGATGCGAGGGGGTATAATACAATCCTTTATCTTGTTTATCCTCTGCTAAAAACTCTTCATACAAACGACTGATCAACTCAACAGGAATAAACTTAAATTCAAAATACCTCCAATCGTTAAATTCTAATTCTAGTTGATTAGAATTCAAGTTTGTTTTATTAGTTGATAATAAATCAGCAAGAATAGACAAATCTAATTTTTTTAGATTATCTTCTTCTGCACTATCCCATCTAAATACATTTCCATTAAAATCTTTGTTTAAATCCGAAAGAAGTTCTACAAATTTACCTTGTTGTTTTAAAATATCACTAAAAGACAACGCATTATCGTATTTTTGAAAATATTTCTTTGATAATAATTCATTACCATTGCCATCAATGGTTTCTTCTAAATATTTTATCAGTATCGATTGAACAATTATCTTATTAACTATTTCAGTTGAAATAGTACTAAACTTAGTAGTTAGTTTTTTTGACACATAACGAATATTGTCAATCAATTTATCATAAGCAGAATTTTGGAATTTAAACTTATTTTTCAGTTCTTCTTCTTCCCAAAAAATTCCACTTTTTATTTTTACAGCAAATTGTTCATTATATAATTCGTGAACCTTTCCTGTTAGCTTTAACTCTTTTACTAAATATTCGGGTTTATATTCTTTTGTTATATGCTTTGTGCAGTCAAGAATTTTAATCTCCGTATTATAAAATATACAAGCCAATGGTGCTTCGCCACTGCTCCAGATATTAGTTTGAATTTGAGCTAGTTCGGATTCGTTTGTCTCTTCAAAATTTCTATCGGTAAAATCAAACAGATATACTTGAGGCTTGTAGCTTCCATTAAGTTGTTTTCGTAAATAGATAGCCGAAGCACTTAATTTTCGGGCCTTATCCAAATGAAATTGAATTTGAGGCTCTGCTAAGTTATCAGTATTATCTATTAAGTATAGGCAATCATCCTCTGTAGTAAATCCAAGATTTACTATGTTTTTTTTAAAAGTTAGGTAATGATTATCCATAATGAATACTTTTATACAACCCACAAAAATATAAAATAAAAATAATACAGCTAATAATTCTTGTTTAAAATATTTAATTATTCTTTCAATAAACTGAATGTCAGTGATATAAAAATATTTTTTTATAGAGTTTTTTAATTCCCTATCACACAAACTCCTCAATATCAAAATCTCCATTTGGCTGAGGAGTTTGTGGCAGTACGGCATCTAACAGCTGAGCTACTTTTAGGGAAGCCTCAGGTAGGGCTTTTTCAATTTCTTCCAATAGATTGGTACCAACCACTTTTTGGGCTAGTTCTCTGTTTTCTGTGGTGGAAGATGCATTTTGGCTTAGAAAATCGGCTACTTTTTCCAAATCCTCAAAAGACAAGCCTGTGGCAAAATCATTGTCTTGCTCAGAAGTTCGCATCGCTCGTAAATCCTCTTCTTCATCTTCAAAATCAGGCAGATTGCTTTCATTTTCCTGCTCAAACTCTGCTAAAATTGCCTGTTTTTCAGCCTCTGTTAATGGATTTTCTTGCTTTGTAGGTACAAATTTACTTTTCCCCATTATAGAAATATTTTGCTCGGGCTTTTCAGGTGTTTTTTTGCATTCGGGCAAGGGGTTGGAATATTTTTTCCGTTCGATTTTCAATGAAAATTTTTCCGATAATAACAGAAAAATAATCAGTATCAGCAGTATGATGATGAGTTTTTCCATAACTAAAAAATAGGTTTGTATTTTTCTTGAAAACTTTCGGTGATTTCTTGTTTATATTGCTCAAAATGAGCTTTTAAAACATTATCCAAATAAGTATAAATACTAATTTTGTCCTCACCGATAACTTGAACAATTCGAGCAATACGTTGATGGTATTCCGAGCGAATATACACAGACTTCCCTTCTCTTGCCGATGTATCCCCCTGCCTAAAAAATAGGGTTTCATACGAAAGATTATCGGATTTTACCTTTCGAGGCGATTCTTTTTTGGAAGCAGGTTTTTCGTTTGTCGTTTGAGGATTTTTCTCTTGCGTTTTTGAAAAAGCATCAACATCCGAAGAAGTCCCTGCCATCAGTTCCATCAGCTCGTTTTCATTGATAAGGGGGGTCTTTTCTTTCATAATAAATAGTGTATTTTATTGTAAATTACTGATTTATAGAGAAACGATTTGAATGAATTCCGTTATAAAATCGTCTAAATGACAACCTTTCATCAATCGTTCATCGGCAGGTAATAAAGTAGAACGAAACGCCCATTTTTGATTGTCTGTCCCGTCTTTACTAAAACGCTTACTATCAGAGATATAGGCATTCATCAGCGGTAAGTTCAAATCGGCAATTACCTTTTCGTAAATTTTATACAAAGGCGATTTTTCCCTACCATCGACCTGATTCCAAAACAGATGTACACTTTCAATGGCACTTTGGGTATTTTTAGCGATAATGTTGGAAAGGACTTCGGTAAAGCTCAGTGTACTTTCAATGACCACCCTGTCAGCGGTAATGGGTGAAAAAATATGGTGCATCTGTGAAAGCACTGTCAGCACCCCTGCCGTATTTACCGTACCGGGCATATCAAACAATACCACATCTATCTGAAAAGGATTTTCAGCAAGAAAAGATTGTGCCTTTTCAATGGCTTCATTGGGTTTACAGGTAATAATCGGATAGGCTTTTTTGTTAATTTGACTGAATTGCTTGTGAGCAGTATGTTTAAAATGTTCGTTTTGCATTACCGTTTTAAGGTCTTGCTCTCGCATACGACTCAGGCTATACTGCGGATAATCGCAATCCAAAACGGCTACATTGTATCCCATTCGATAGTGTAATAAACTCGCTACAAGTACGGTAAAAGTGGTTTTACCGACTCCTCCTTTTTGGGTAGAAAAACTGACAAATTTGGTGTTTTTGGCTTTCATATTTTTATGTGTTTATGTTTATATGTTTTTACAATTTTATGTACTTAGAGATTTGCATAAGTGCGTATCTGTATGTGTACTTATTTACGTGTTTACTTACGTACTTATATACAAAATCAAGTAATTGAGTATATATGTGTATATGTATGTATCTATATGTGTATTTCTGTAAGTAGATACGTACTTATCCAAATATTTACACATATACACAAATGAGTAAGTGTGTAAGTATTTACGTTTGCAGATAATCACATAGGTATTATCGTATTTGCTTACGTACGTATGTACATATGTAAGTACGTTGGGACGTAGCTACGTAGCTACATACATATGTATGTGCGTACAAAGAAACATACACAATTACACACGTATTTACATAAGGAAGTCTTTGGCATTATAAGGCATTCAATGGCAAGGAATGATATACCTGCTAAATGATTGAAATTCGGTTGTTTTGCACAAAAACAAAAGACAATGATTTTGGACGGATTTTCTTTCTTTTTCAAAGCTAACTTTAATGCGACCGATAGGAGCATTTTCTGTTCACCCGAACAGAGCAAGTTGTGTTTTGAGGCACTCTAAGGCGTATTAGTGCCTCAAAACCACTTGTCCTTGCAGGAAGCCTAAAACCCCTCCAAAGTCGTGGTTTTATTTGACTTACTACTGAATTTATGAAAGATACTTTAAATACAGAAAACACCCATTATCATCGCAATAATGGACGCAATAAGAAATTAAATCCGACTACACATCGGTATGTATTTCGGTTAAATGATGAAGATAACGCCAAATTTCTTTCCTTATTTGAACAATCAGGAATGAAAATCAAAGCTCATTTTATCACTTCGGTATTATTTTCCAAAGAAATCAAAAGTGTAAAAATCGATAAATCAGTAATGGATTTTTATATCAAACTCACCGAACTCTACGGACAATTTCGGGCAGTGGGCGTGAATTACAATCAGATAGTAAAGATTTTGTATCGCAATTTTTCCGAAAAGAAAGCTGCTGCCTATCTGTTTAAACTCGAACAACAAACCGCTCAAATGGTAGCTATCTGCAAAGAAATTATGGCTATTTCACAACAATTAGAACAACATATCACTGAAAAAAACACAAAAAATGGTCGCTAAAATACATCGAGGAAGCAATCTTTTGGGAGTGCTTCTGTACAATCATAACAAATTAGACAAGCAAGAAGCTACGATTTTACACACTCAAAACATCATTCAGCCTGTCAATGGAAACATAGGGACATCGGAAATTATCCGTTCTTTTGCTCCGTATTTGTTTGCCAATCAAAAGACCGAAAAGCCAATTCTGCACATATCCCTCAATCCCAATCCAAAAGATGCCGTGTCTGATGAAGTTTTTGTAAAAGTAGCACAACAATATATGCACGAAATGGGGTGGGGTAAGCAACCCTTTGTGGTGTATAAACATTCGGATATTGAACGAGAACATATTCATATCGTATCGCTTGGCATTGATGAAAGCGGCAAAAAAATAAACGATTCATTTGAAAAAATCCGCTCAATGAAAGTGTGTAGAAATATTGAAAATGAATTTGGACTCACCCCTGCTATTGCTAATAAAAAAGGAGTGGAATTAGAAAATGATTTTGAGCTTACACAAAAGGAAAATCATCTTGCAACGCTCAAAGTGGACTACACTCAAAACGAAGTAAAAAAACAGATTGCTTCGGCAGTTAGGCAGGTCATAAAAAACTATCAGTTTCAGTCTTTTGGAGAATACACGGCTTTGCTTAGTAGATTTAATGTAGGCATCGAAAAAGTAGAAGGCGAATTGCAGGGTACATTCAAAAAAGGGTTGGTTTATTTTGCTTTGGACGAAAACGGCAACAAGGCAAGTCAGCCTTTTAAAGCCTCCAAAATGGTAAAATCCTTGGGACTTCCTTTTTTAGAAAGGCAATTTCAAAAACATTTGAACTTTCATAAAACACAGGACACGGATTTTCTAAAAGGTGAAATTTTAAATGCCCAACATTCCACTCAAAGTACAAAGGATTTTGTAAAAATGTTAAACACGAAAAATATAGATGTTGTCATACGAAAAAATACCGAAGGACGGTTGTATGGTATCACTTTCATAGACCATAATTCACAATGCGTATATAACGGCTCTCGGCTTGGAAAAATATTTTCTGCCAATAGTTTTGACTTATGGGAAAAACAAGTGGAAAGTAACAAAAAACAAGAAATCAAGAATCAAGGTGGCAAGAATCAAAGAATACATAGCAAGGAACAAAAACCAAGTAATCAATCTATTAGAGAAGAAAGTAATAACCATTTTTCTATTGATTTTCAATGTAATGAATCCTACCAAAAAGATTTTGGAACAGATTCGGCATTACATAGTTTTTTGAATTTATTTTCATTGGATACACAAGCCGTTAATTACGAGGAAGAAAGTTTTATCCGACAAATGCAACGAAAACGCAAAAAGAAATCTAAAAGAATCACCTCTTAATCCTTTCCCTCTTTCTATTTTTTTAATGTTTCAATTTTTTAATTTTTTAATCTTTTAATTCTTTAATATTTGAATGTTTTAATCTTTTAATCCTTTAATCTAAACTGAATAAATATGCAAAACGATGATGATTTAAGAGCTTTTGCCAAAATTATGGCATTTATGAGAGCGGTAAGTATTTTGATAGTGCTAATGCACTTGTATTGGTATTGTTACGGCTTTTTTCAAGCCGAAAAATGGATTTTAAATGTAGTGGATAAAATCCTTGCCAATTTTGAGCGAACGGCGGGACTTTTTTCACATCCACTATATACCAAATGTTTTGCTCTTGTGTTATTAGCATTGAGTTGTTTAGGAACCACCGGTGTTAAAAACGAAAAAATCACTTGGCGGAAAATTCATATGGCGTTGATAGTAGGTGTTTTATTTTTCTTTGGAAACTTTTGGATTTTATACCTAAAAGCTTCCCGCTTCTCTTGTGGCGTTTTTCTATATTTTTACCACAGCCATTGGGTATATTTCACTACTGATGGCAGGTTCGTGGATGAGTCGTTTATTAAAAAACAACCTGATGGACGATGTCTTCAACAACGAAAACGAATCTTTTATGCAGGAAACACGGTTAATGCAAAATGAATACTCTATCAACCTGCCTACACTTTTCTATTATCAGAAAAAATGGAACAAAGGTTGGATAAATGTAGTCAATCCCTTTCGGGCAACCATCGTGTTGGGAACGCCGGGGTCAGGAAAATCCTATGCCATTGTCAATAATTACATCAAACAACAAATCGAAAAAGGATTTGCTATGTACATCTATGACTTCAAATTTGATGACCTTTCTACCATTGCCTATAATCATTTGTTAAAACATTTGGACAAATACAAAGTACCTCCTAAGTTCTATGTAATAAACTTTGACGACCCCCGAAAAAGCCATCGCTGTAACCCCATCAATCCCGATTTTATGACGGATATTTCCGATGCCTATGAAAGTGCCTATACCATTATGTTGAATCTGAATCGTTCGTGGATACAAAAGCAAGGTGATTTTTTTGTAGAATCACCCATTATCCTTTTAGCGGCTATTATTTGGTTTTTAAAAATATATGAAAACGGAAAATATTGTACTTTTCCGCACGCCATCGAACTACTAAACAAACCTTATGCCGATGTTTTTACGATTTTGACTTCCTACCCTGAATTAGAAAATTACCTTTCGCCCTTTATGGATGCGTGGCAAGGCGGAGCACAAGACCAACTACAAGGACAAATCGCTTCGGCTAAAATTCCGTTATCGAGAATGATTTCGCCACAGCTCTATTGGGTAATGACAGGCGATGATTTTTCATTGGATATTAACAATCCCAAAGAACCTAAAATCCTTTGTGTAGGTAATAATCCCGACAGGCAAAACATCTATTCGGCAGCTTTGGGGCTTTACAATTCCCGGATCGTAAAACTCATCAACAAAAAAGGACAACTCAAATCTTCCGTGATTATTGATGAGCTTCCCACCATTTATTTCCGTGGATTGGATAATCTTATCGCCACCGCACGAAGCAATAAAGTAGCCGTGTGTTTGGGATTTCAGGATTTTTCACAGCTTACCCGTGATTACGGAGATAAAGAAAGTAAAGTAATCCAAAATACCGTAGGTAATATTTTCAGTGGACAAGTGGTAGGAGAAACTGCCAAAACACTATCCGAACGTTTCGGGAAAGTATTACAACAACGCCAATCCAAAACCATCAATCGCAATGATGTTTCTACCTCCATCTCCACGCAATTGGATAGCTTAATTCCTGCTAGTAAAATTTCCAATCTTACACAGGGAATGTTCGTAGGAGCTGTATCCGACAATTTTGACGAGCGTATCGACCAAAAGATTTTCCACGCTCAAATTGTAGTGGATAATCAAAAAGTAAGTGCCGAGATGAAAAATTATCAGAAAATTCCACAGATTCTATCCTTTGTAGACGAAGATGAAACGGATAAAATGCAAGAACAAATACAAGCCAATTACAAGCAAGTGAAGTTAGACATCGTAGAGCTCATCAAAAACGAACTTGAACGCATCGAAAACGACCCTGATTTGGCTCATTTAGTGAGCAAAGAGGAGGAGTAATATAATGAAAGGAAGCTGTTCTTTTGAACAGCTTCCTTTCAGTTTTTAAACCAGCAGGGTTTATTCTAGCTTAGATTCAACTAACAAATGCAACTTTTAGAAAGGATGAAATATTTTTTTTCAGAAAAGAGAAGAGAAAAACCTCTTCCCTTTTGCTGAAATGGAAAAAATTCTCATCTTGCTCCTCGTCCAAAAATCACAACAATGAGTCATTTAACCCAAGAGCAAAGATACAAAATTCAAATATTACTTGAACAAGGCTTTTCACAAAGTTACATCGCCAAAGAAATAAATCGCGATAAGTCTGTTGTAAGTAGAGAACTGAAAAGGAATTCAGATCGAAGGAACGGTGTTTATAAAGCACAATTAGCGGAAAAAAATATGCTTATAGACAAAAGACTAAAAGGAAAAACATACGATTAACCCCTGAAATACAGAAAGATATAGAGAGTTTGCTCAGAGAAGATTATAGCCCAGAGCAAATCGTTGGATTCAGAAAACTCTTAGGAAAAGATTGTGTGTCAATAGAGCGAATTTATCAGCATATTTGGGCAGACAAAAAGAAAGGAGGAGACCTATATACCCATTTGAGAACAAAGGGAAAAAAGTATCGAAAACGAGGAGCTAAAAAAGACAAAAGAGGTCAAATACCCGATAAAGTGAGTATTGAAAATCGTCCAAAAATAGTTGATGAAAAAATTAGAATTGGTGATATAGAAATAGACTTAGTAATTGGCAAAAATCACAAAAAAGCTATTTTAACAGCAAATGATAGAGTAACGGGAAAAGCCAAATTGGCGTTATTGCAATCAAAATCATCAGAAGAAACTAAACAAAAAGTCATTGAAATTCTAAGCCAATGGAAGCCATTTTTAAAAACAATCACCTCTGATAATGGAAAAGAATTTGCCTTACATAAGGAAATTGCCACATCATTAGAAATAGATTATTACTTTGCAAGGCCTTATCATAGTTGGGAAAGAGGTTCTAATGAAAACCTAAATGGACTTATAAGACAGTATTTTCCAAAGGATTACAATTTTAATTTAATCACAGAAAAAGACATAAAATATGTAGAAGAAAAACTAAACAATAGACCAAGAAAAAGATTTGGATTTTTGACTCCAAATCAAGTACATTTACAAAATATTAACCACGAGGATAAAGTTGCATTTATAACTTGAATCCGCCTTTT
Coding sequences within it:
- a CDS encoding AAA domain-containing protein, whose translation is MPQKDILHFWRNVEIFNFPDLDKDSVIEIKNQLPWNTPKTIEKGKKRIYTLFFGEISKENIVNHIENLFPSKEKVLWEEKVSGFTCLSSIILDEKGQPDANSYTLASYVLGLNVLHNKRDISSVFQLLQNVQDEYSERFNILKNQDNENSKGEVITRDFINKEIDYLKQLTPWNTKEIKVYYLEKDVSINTKLDAPFLNSFFLEDLNNLIDKKTELSLTLQDYLTLTPYQQKLDLIKNKEELFKTIHPEYLTEGKWASSPQYGLCTAQLGAVNSIFKDLNNNSGLQGVNGPPGTGKTTLLLDVIAQIIVDRAKYITNIGTDNLFGKGVKLDFKDRYQYVYPLNASLQKNFGIVVASNNNAAVENISKELPQLKKIDKKAFSNADYFGEFAKEELTGSENWGILAAALGNSENKSKFHNLFWKSFIKDENGNSIVDKEVNNFQNYLVKIQSEQEKNPSKKREILSNFENAKNNFEKKLKEFNTFKTIAVDFHNRFDEFRKNIALKKELDISKIEKETAKNQFINDLKALEIRKNEKDKEQENVKISLNFHNNKKPIFFFFQKLFNTENYKKWNNEISEILSEFDSISSEIKQLNSQIEKKSSELNIVENQLKSFQNQLNQIERFEKEYENLKSQLTQDYKIEEKNLFDEKFYGKDLKEIHLLSPYHSEFIAKLRSEIFLNALEVHKYTILNNAKQFKNNLNSFFEMITGRAKIDEELIQSLWDTFFFCVPVVSTSLASASKLFPNMAKNQIGWLLIDEAGQATPQSVAGLIQRSKRCVIVGDPIQVEPVVTIPKTLVDGLIKHQNIDSVWSPYNGSAQQLADRISKYGTQMGDVWTGFPLRTHRRCFNPMFDIANEIAYENQMVKGTKDKNEQEYIGESYWFDVAGNGSGDSQVINEEIELLKEKISELRKTYLEDIYVISPFKAVADKCRGALNNFENVQCGTIHTFQGKEADVIFLVLGSHPDKVGSRQWASTKPNMLNVALTRAKKRCYVIGNKELWGQQPYFSVMGKVLKMK
- a CDS encoding class I SAM-dependent DNA methyltransferase: MEILILRSLCDRELKNSIKKYFYITDIQFIERIIKYFKQELLAVLFLFYIFVGCIKVFIMDNHYLTFKKNIVNLGFTTEDDCLYLIDNTDNLAEPQIQFHLDKARKLSASAIYLRKQLNGSYKPQVYLFDFTDRNFEETNESELAQIQTNIWSSGEAPLACIFYNTEIKILDCTKHITKEYKPEYLVKELKLTGKVHELYNEQFAVKIKSGIFWEEEELKNKFKFQNSAYDKLIDNIRYVSKKLTTKFSTISTEIVNKIIVQSILIKYLEETIDGNGNELLSKKYFQKYDNALSFSDILKQQGKFVELLSDLNKDFNGNVFRWDSAEEDNLKKLDLSILADLLSTNKTNLNSNQLELEFNDWRYFEFKFIPVELISRLYEEFLAEDKQDKGLYYTPSHLAKLLVDECIPLKKYKNIDLKEYTILDPACGSGIFLVVAFKRLVQIWRLQNNMATPNIDDLKSILKNIYGVDKEEQAVRLASFSLSLALCNELNPITILNELKFDDLTKTNLIHSDFFECKAIENKKFDLVIGNPPFVRGAISSYSNIWKVEDKKVKIPQGQIALKFLSESFSFLKPKGLISLIIKSSGLLYNSTSNEYKKILFSNFNVVQILDFTALARNKSLWDNGADVASAAIFIRNEKPDFYRNILHLTFRRTKATKERIVFEIDDYDLHFINRQTAIDNEFIWKINLLGGGRIKKILEKLEKLPLFKSFLISKGYTIQEGHGTLKTKSNNPTNINRRLISLKGIINKKIDANKIETISPEEMIKINNILPYHKPSLIISETIDIDSAIINLAINSNEDLVFKNRYVGVSSPNKDLKSLEFIFNNIVKYEKLYILQFIIKSAQLLGNRNTAILAYDLYNLRYVTEEFLSDFDYNIVEDVLNFFQKFLRNGENSKALQPIKQHNLFSIISNYGTEFSRALNTIYQNESHKFRLSDVVQLKNSLIATVFKYDNENTEPKFHKDLSELDIQGLTTNDISVYLSVNRIIKLYPEKDTIVFVKPNQYRYWLSLTAYRDADKCFSDFSNAGY
- a CDS encoding DUF3408 domain-containing protein; its protein translation is MKEKTPLINENELMELMAGTSSDVDAFSKTQEKNPQTTNEKPASKKESPRKVKSDNLSYETLFFRQGDTSAREGKSVYIRSEYHQRIARIVQVIGEDKISIYTYLDNVLKAHFEQYKQEITESFQEKYKPIF
- a CDS encoding ParA family protein, whose product is MKAKNTKFVSFSTQKGGVGKTTFTVLVASLLHYRMGYNVAVLDCDYPQYSLSRMREQDLKTVMQNEHFKHTAHKQFSQINKKAYPIITCKPNEAIEKAQSFLAENPFQIDVVLFDMPGTVNTAGVLTVLSQMHHIFSPITADRVVIESTLSFTEVLSNIIAKNTQSAIESVHLFWNQVDGREKSPLYKIYEKVIADLNLPLMNAYISDSKRFSKDGTDNQKWAFRSTLLPADERLMKGCHLDDFITEFIQIVSL
- the mobA gene encoding conjugal transfer protein MobA, with amino-acid sequence MKDTLNTENTHYHRNNGRNKKLNPTTHRYVFRLNDEDNAKFLSLFEQSGMKIKAHFITSVLFSKEIKSVKIDKSVMDFYIKLTELYGQFRAVGVNYNQIVKILYRNFSEKKAAAYLFKLEQQTAQMVAICKEIMAISQQLEQHITEKNTKNGR